The genomic region ACATAAAAAAACCCCGTCTCTGTTTTGGACGGGGGAACTGATCTGTGACTGTTGCTGTAACTCAAGAATGATGACACAAAAGTATTATTCCTCTAATGGGGTTTGCAAATTATTTTTTATTTTTTTTTGCAATACACAGAAAATCAGAACGAAAGAATAGAATATTTTTTTCTTCAGCTAAATTTCGTCAATTTATTAATAAGAAAAAACCCCGCTGAGGGTGACGGGGTCATTCTGCTGTGATACTTGCTATGAAAAGTGAAGTGATGCACCAAAAATAGAATTTAGCACATAGGCTTTGCAAATTAATTTTGAAATCTTTTTAGAAGAAACAGATTATCAATGCCTTATAAGTTAATATTTTTTACCAGATATAGTATCCAATTCCGGCATCAAAATTAACGAACAAAGGATCGTACAGTCCGTCAAGTGAAGCATTGAAGGAAGGGCCTAAATAAAAACAAATATTTTTCATGGGAAGGGCTTTGTAATGAACTGAAAATCCAAGTCGCATACCCATCCCGGGAAAATCATCATCAGGGCCGAATATGGTACTCCCTCCTAACGTGCCTCTCAGCTCAATATATTTTTGTTCTTTTACCGTATAAAGATATGCAACCCTGAATCCTCCTGATATGATCGGCATTTTTCTGAAAAGTTCAAAATCTGCAAAAAGCGTAAAAGGAACTTTTTCTGTCAGGTTGTAGGTCAGCTCAACACCCAACTGAGTGCCAATTCCTGAATATTTATCGTCAAAAGCATAACCCGGACTGATAAATCCTGCGAAAAGCAAATCGCCTTTCGACTGAGAAAATGACAGAGAGCACTGAACTAACAATAAAATTACAAGTGTTTGTGTTTTTTTCATCATCATATTTCATTCGATTATATCATCAATTTCGGAAAGTATGCCGTACAAATCGAAAGGACGATCCATATATTTCTGCAATAAATTGGTAATCCTGACCACTATTGAGGGATTATAATTCAGGGCCACGGCCATTTTCTTACAAATGTTAATTTCACTCTGAGTTACTTTTCCATCTGCCAGTAACAACCGTATTATTTCCTTCAATTGTTTCTGTCTTTCTGCTTTATCAACAGGGGCAGTAAAAACATAGTGATCCGGGTTTTCGATAATATGCATTATTTCTTCTTCGGTGATAGAATAGTTTTGTGCAAGTGAAAGCAGATATTCTTTCTCTTTTTCATCAATTACTCCATCCGATAATGCTACAGCAACCAGATTTTCAAAATGACTTTTGATTTTTTTATGTTCTCCGCTTTCAAATGTTCTGAAAAGTCCCATATCAGTTTCTTTTTAACGTTTTTATCTTCAATCAAAAATAAACTTTTTTCTAAAACGTTCAAAACGCATTTCCTGTCATATTTTAATATTGTGTTTTAAATTTGCACCTGAAAATTTCAATCTGTTAATGAGAAATTATGTTTAAAGCGTTAATAAATAATGAAGAAGAGCTCAGTATTGAGTTCAACGGAAATAATCTCAGCTCGGGTACTATTAACGGGACACCCTTTAACTGGGATATTGTTCAGGTTGAAAATGGCAGCAATTATTTCCACATTATTTATAATAACCAGTCGTATAATGCTTCTATCCTTGAATTTGATAAAGAGCAAAAGAAAATTGTCGTTAGCATCAGAGGCAATATCTACCATGTTCAGGTTTCTGACCATTATGATGAATTACTGAAAAAACTCGGAGTTAAGAATCAGAATTCAACCAAAGTCAAGGAATTAAAAGCCCCTATGCCGGGGCTTGTCAAAGAAATTATTGCCAAGGTTGGAGAAAAGGTCAGCCAAGGTCAGTCGCTGATGATTCTTGAAGCCATGAAAATGGAAAATATCATAAAATCGCCTGTTGAAGGAATCATCAAATCCATTGAAGTTCAAAAAGATAAAGCAGTTGAAAAGAATCAGGTTCTGTTAAAATTCCAGTAATTACTCCCTACCTTAGCTTTTTCCAGTTTGAAGCTTTATTTTGTTGAAGTGTAATTTTAACCTGATTTTTACTTTTTTCCGCAATAGTCTTTGCAGCTAAAAGGGCAGCCAGTTCTCTTTCATCCTTGTTTTCCCTGTTCAGATATTCGGGTTTAAAATACTTTTCAATAAAATGTGTGTCAAAATTGCCACTTCTGAATGCTTCATGCTCCATGACGAAACGACAAAAGTCAATAGTGGTTTTAACCCCTGCAATCCGGTATTCTTCCAGTGCCCGAATCATCCGGCTTATTGCTTTGTCACGGGTTTTACCAAATGCTATCAGTTTGGCAATTAAGGGGTCATAGTAAATAGAAATTTCCATTCCTTCTTCATAGCCATCATCCACTCTGACACCCTTGCCCAAAGGTGGAATATAGGTGGTCAGCTTTCCGATGGCTGGTAAAAAGTTATTTTTGGGGTCTTCAGCATATATCCTTGCTTCAATGGCATGTCCCTTAATCATTACATCTCCCTGGGAATACTGAAGGGGCTCACCTCTTGCAATCCTGATTTGCTCTTTTACCAGATCAATATGGCAGATATATTCGGTTACCGGATGCTCAACCTGCAGACGTGTATTCATTTCAAGGAAATAAAAGTTTTTATTTTCATCCAGCAAAAACTCAACAGTACCTGCTCCCACATAATTGCATGCCCAGGCAACCGAAATTGCGGCTTTACCCATTTTTCTCCTTAATTCAGGAGTCAGAACCGAAGAAGGTGCTTCTTCAATGACTTTCTGATGCCTTCTCTGAATGGAGCATTCCCTTTCGTTCAGGTGGATAATATTGCCATACTGATCGGCAAGTATTTGTATTTCAATATGCCGCGGTGAGGCAACATATTTTTCTATAAAAACAGAGCCATCACCAAAAGCACTTTTAGCTTCGCTGATGGCAAGTTTCATCAACTCCTCAAACTCATCTTCAGAATGGGCTGTTTTCATTCCTTTTCCCCCGCCTCCGGCTGCAGCTTTAATTAAAACCGGATAACCTATTTCACGACAAATCTTTTTCCCAAGTTCCACATCTTCAATAGCATAATCAGTCCCCGGCACCAATGGAATATCATATTTCTTGGCAATTTCCTTGGCAGCCAGTTTATTTCCCATCATCTCAATGGCACTGGCAGGAGGCCCGATAAAGATGAGACCGGCATCTTCGACTTTCCTGGCAAATTCTGCATTCTCCGATAAAAACCCATATCCCGGATGAATGGCATCCACGTTCAACTGTTTGCATACATCAATGATTTTATCCATGCGGAGATAACTATCCTTTGAAAGAGGTGGCCCGATGCAAATAGCTTCATCGGCATAACGGACATGGGGTGCAAGACGGTCGGCTTCTGAAAAAACCGCAACCGTTGTTATTCCCATTTCCTTGGCTGAGCGCATGACACGAAGGGCAATTTCTCCCCTGTTGGCTACTAAAATCTTTTTAATTTCTCTCTTTTTCATCATTCCATTCTGGTATGGCCATTTTTAAATCATCACAAAGTTACAAGCTTTCTATGTTCTTGACTATATTTGCATAACCAAATATTTCACTTTTCTGATATGAAAACAACAAAATTGACAGAGAAATTTAATCTCCTCGATAAAAAAAGGGAAGAAAGCCTCTTAGGTGGTGGCACAGATAAAATTGAATCACAGCATAAAAAGGGCAAACTAACAGCAAGGGAAAGAATTCACTTTTTACTGGATGAAGGCTCTTTTCAGGAAATAGGGATGTTGGTTACCCACCGTTCTTCTGATTTCGGACTCGACAAACAAAAATTCTATGGCGATGGTGTTGTTACCGGATATGGTACCGTTAATGGACGTCTGGTATATGTCTTCTCGCAGGATTTTACTGTATTTGGTGGCTCTCTGGCTGAGAAACATGCAGAAAAAATAGTTAAGTTAATGGATTTAGCCATGAAAAACGGGGCACCGGTGATAGGATTAAATGACTCCGGTGGGGCAAGAATCCAGGAAGGTGTTCTTAGTTTGGGCGGTTATGCAGATATTTTTTACAGAAATACCCGCTCTTCCGGTGTTATACCTCAGATTTCGGCCATTATGGGACCTTGTGCCGGGGGAGCTGTTTACTCACCAGCAATTACTGACTTTATTATTATGGTAGAAAACACTGCCCACATGTTTGTAACCGGGCCTAATGTTGTCAAAACGGTAACCCATGAAGAGGTGAGTTTTGAAGAGTTAGGCGGAGCTCATACCCATGCCTCCAAATCAGGGGTTGCCCATATTACCTGTGCCAATGAAATTGAAGCCATTGAAACCATTAAAAAGCTTTTGAATTACATTCCGCAAAACTGTGAAGATGATCCGCCTTCCTTTCCATACGAAATGAAG from Sphingobacteriales bacterium harbors:
- a CDS encoding acyl-CoA carboxylase subunit beta, which translates into the protein MKTTKLTEKFNLLDKKREESLLGGGTDKIESQHKKGKLTARERIHFLLDEGSFQEIGMLVTHRSSDFGLDKQKFYGDGVVTGYGTVNGRLVYVFSQDFTVFGGSLAEKHAEKIVKLMDLAMKNGAPVIGLNDSGGARIQEGVLSLGGYADIFYRNTRSSGVIPQISAIMGPCAGGAVYSPAITDFIIMVENTAHMFVTGPNVVKTVTHEEVSFEELGGAHTHASKSGVAHITCANEIEAIETIKKLLNYIPQNCEDDPPSFPYEMKDNEFVMELDNILPENSNQPYDMKEVINLIVDEGSFFEIHKEYAENIIVGFAHLAGKSIGVVANQPQVLAGVLDINCSKKGARFVRFCDAFNIPLLVLVDVPGFLPGTDQEWNAIITNGAKLLYAFSEATVPRITVITRKAYGGAYDVMNSKHIGADMNFAWPTAEIAVMGPKGAAEIIFRKEIAESENPEQTLMEKEMEFTEKFLHPYEGAAQGYIDEVIKPHETRERLIKAFKMSENKVDRLPRKKHGNIPL
- the accC gene encoding acetyl-CoA carboxylase biotin carboxylase subunit, with amino-acid sequence MKKREIKKILVANRGEIALRVMRSAKEMGITTVAVFSEADRLAPHVRYADEAICIGPPLSKDSYLRMDKIIDVCKQLNVDAIHPGYGFLSENAEFARKVEDAGLIFIGPPASAIEMMGNKLAAKEIAKKYDIPLVPGTDYAIEDVELGKKICREIGYPVLIKAAAGGGGKGMKTAHSEDEFEELMKLAISEAKSAFGDGSVFIEKYVASPRHIEIQILADQYGNIIHLNERECSIQRRHQKVIEEAPSSVLTPELRRKMGKAAISVAWACNYVGAGTVEFLLDENKNFYFLEMNTRLQVEHPVTEYICHIDLVKEQIRIARGEPLQYSQGDVMIKGHAIEARIYAEDPKNNFLPAIGKLTTYIPPLGKGVRVDDGYEEGMEISIYYDPLIAKLIAFGKTRDKAISRMIRALEEYRIAGVKTTIDFCRFVMEHEAFRSGNFDTHFIEKYFKPEYLNRENKDERELAALLAAKTIAEKSKNQVKITLQQNKASNWKKLR
- a CDS encoding TerB family tellurite resistance protein, giving the protein MGLFRTFESGEHKKIKSHFENLVAVALSDGVIDEKEKEYLLSLAQNYSITEEEIMHIIENPDHYVFTAPVDKAERQKQLKEIIRLLLADGKVTQSEINICKKMAVALNYNPSIVVRITNLLQKYMDRPFDLYGILSEIDDIIE
- a CDS encoding acetyl-CoA carboxylase biotin carboxyl carrier protein subunit, with translation MFKALINNEEELSIEFNGNNLSSGTINGTPFNWDIVQVENGSNYFHIIYNNQSYNASILEFDKEQKKIVVSIRGNIYHVQVSDHYDELLKKLGVKNQNSTKVKELKAPMPGLVKEIIAKVGEKVSQGQSLMILEAMKMENIIKSPVEGIIKSIEVQKDKAVEKNQVLLKFQ